The following proteins are co-located in the Gossypium hirsutum isolate 1008001.06 chromosome A02, Gossypium_hirsutum_v2.1, whole genome shotgun sequence genome:
- the LOC107952525 gene encoding serine/threonine-protein phosphatase PP1, protein MEGLEAIIERLLEAKINIGKRIYLNNSEIKQLCLTAKKLFLSQPNLLQLEAPINICGDIHGQYSGLLRLFEYGGFPPKANYLFLGDYVDRGKQSIETICLLLAYKIKFPDNFFLLRGNHECASINRIYGFYDECKRRFSVRLWKVFTDCFNCLPVSAVVDKKILCMHGGLSPDMKSLDQIRAIERPIDIPDQGLLCDLLWADPDREISGWGENDRGVSYTFGADKVAEFLKKHDLDLICRAHQVVEDGYEFFAERQLVTLFSAPNYCGEFNNAGALMSVDASLLCSFQILKPSKAKTGVGE, encoded by the exons ATGGAAGGTTTGGAGGCCATCATAGAGAGATTACTGGAAGCAAAGATTAATATAGGGAAAAGAATCTACCTCAACAACTCTGAAATCAAACAACTTTGCCTCACTGCCAAAAAACTCTTTCTCTCCCAACCTAATCTCCTTCAGTTAGAAGCTCCCATTAACATCTGTG GTGATATACATGGCCAATATTCAGGCCTTCTTCGGTTATTTGAGTATGGTGGATTTCCACCAAAGGCCAACTACTTGTTTCTCGGAGACTATGTAGACAGAGGAAAGCAAAGTATAGAGACTATATGTCTGCTTCTTGCTTACAAGATAAAATTCCCAGACAACTTTTTCCTCCTTCGAGGAAACCATGAATGTGCTTCTATTAACAGAATCTATGGGTTCTATGATGAGTGCAAGCGTCGTTTTAGTGTCCGTTTGTGGAAAGTATTTACAGATTGCTTCAACTGCCTACCTGTGTCAGCGGTTGTTGATAAAAAAATTCTGTGCATGCATGGTGGACTTTCGCCAGATATGAAGAGCTTGGATCAAATAAGAGCTATAGAAAGACCAATAGATATACCAGACCAAGGCCTTCTCTGCGACCTTCTCTGGGCAGATCCGGATAGAGAAATCAGTGGTTGGGGTGAGAATGATAGGGGCGTCTCCTATACTTTTGGAGCCGACAAGGTAGCTGAGTTCTTAAAGAAACATGATCTTGACCTCATATGCCGTGCTCATCAG GTTGTGGAAGATGGTTATGAATTTTTCGCAGAGAGGCAGCTTGTTACCCTATTTTCTGCTCCAAACTACTGCGGAGAATTTAATAATGCAGGTGCACTGATGAGCGTGGATGCAAGCTTGCTTTGCTCTTTTCAGATTCTCAAGCCCAGTAAAGCAAAGACGGGAGTGGGGGAATAA